A genomic stretch from Kribbella amoyensis includes:
- a CDS encoding carbohydrate ABC transporter permease, translated as MRRRQSPVFWVLVVVLTVVFVAPLLWMMITSFKTIGESQQVPPTLVPQEPTGRAYGEVLTVGGQNPVLRWFLNSLVAASLHAGLVVLVASMAGYALARMEFRFKKPIFVVILATLFVPGFVFLMPNYLLMDKLAWLDTLWALVVPGAAGAFGVFFMRQFFLALPRELEEVAMIDGANAWTVFTRIILPNAKPAIATLTVLSFLANWNDFIWPLYVLFSPERLTLQPGLKLLQGAYTTDYPVIMTGATIASVPVLILYIFVQRYVIEGVARSGIKG; from the coding sequence ATGAGGCGGCGGCAGTCCCCGGTGTTCTGGGTCCTGGTGGTCGTGCTGACGGTGGTGTTCGTCGCGCCGCTGCTGTGGATGATGATCACCTCGTTCAAGACGATCGGCGAGTCCCAGCAGGTGCCGCCGACGCTCGTCCCGCAGGAGCCGACCGGCCGCGCGTACGGCGAGGTGCTGACCGTCGGCGGCCAGAACCCGGTCCTGCGCTGGTTCCTGAACTCGCTGGTCGCGGCCTCGTTGCACGCCGGTCTGGTGGTCCTGGTCGCGTCGATGGCCGGGTACGCGCTGGCCCGGATGGAGTTCCGGTTCAAGAAGCCGATCTTCGTCGTCATCCTGGCGACGTTGTTCGTGCCCGGGTTCGTCTTCCTGATGCCGAACTACCTGCTGATGGACAAGCTGGCCTGGCTCGACACGCTCTGGGCGCTCGTCGTCCCGGGCGCGGCCGGCGCGTTCGGGGTGTTCTTCATGCGGCAGTTCTTCCTCGCCCTGCCCCGGGAGCTCGAGGAGGTCGCGATGATCGACGGGGCGAACGCGTGGACCGTGTTCACCCGGATCATCCTGCCGAACGCGAAACCCGCGATCGCCACCCTCACGGTGCTGTCGTTCCTGGCCAACTGGAACGACTTCATCTGGCCGCTCTACGTGCTGTTCTCGCCCGAGCGGCTGACCCTGCAACCCGGTCTGAAGCTGCTCCAGGGCGCCTACACGACCGACTACCCGGTGATCATGACCGGCGCCACCATCGCGTCGGTCCCGGTCCTCATCCTCTACATCTTCGTCCAGCGTTACGTGATCGAAGGTGTCGCGCGCAGCGGCATCAAAGGCTGA
- a CDS encoding ABC transporter permease, translating into MSYALQDTATMLRRNLRHAQRYPGISLGTLATPVVMLLLFGVVFGKTFKAGLGGDGFDYIDFLVPGLLLVTVASGTMSPAIGVCMDMTEGIVARFRTMAIFRPAVLAGHVLGSVVQTVAGLALMIGFGLLIGFRSNGSVLDWILAIGLLIAWTFALTWFAVALGLISKTPEGASNIILPINLVFPFLSSTFVPLDSLPAGLRWFAEYQPFTPVIETLRHLLLGTPSAAGNGWLAMAWCVAVGIVGYAWAQKSYNKGTAA; encoded by the coding sequence ATGAGCTACGCACTCCAGGACACCGCGACCATGCTGCGGCGCAACCTGCGCCACGCCCAGCGGTACCCGGGCATCAGCCTCGGCACGCTCGCGACCCCGGTGGTCATGCTGCTGCTGTTCGGGGTCGTGTTCGGCAAGACGTTCAAGGCCGGTCTCGGCGGCGACGGGTTCGACTACATCGACTTCCTGGTCCCCGGGCTGCTGCTGGTCACGGTCGCGTCCGGGACGATGTCGCCCGCGATCGGGGTCTGTATGGACATGACCGAGGGCATCGTCGCCCGGTTCCGGACGATGGCGATCTTCCGGCCGGCCGTGCTGGCCGGGCACGTGCTGGGCAGCGTGGTCCAGACCGTCGCCGGCCTCGCCCTGATGATCGGCTTCGGGCTGCTGATCGGCTTCCGCTCGAACGGATCAGTACTGGACTGGATCCTGGCGATCGGCTTGCTGATCGCGTGGACCTTCGCGCTGACCTGGTTCGCGGTGGCGCTCGGGCTGATCAGCAAGACGCCCGAGGGCGCGAGCAACATCATCCTGCCGATCAACCTGGTGTTCCCGTTCCTGAGCTCGACGTTCGTGCCGCTGGACTCGCTGCCGGCCGGCCTGCGCTGGTTCGCGGAGTACCAGCCGTTCACGCCGGTGATCGAGACGCTCCGGCACCTGCTGCTCGGGACGCCCAGCGCCGCCGGCAACGGCTGGCTCGCGATGGCCTGGTGTGTCGCCGTCGGCATCGTCGGCTATGCGTGGGCCCAGAAGAGCTACAACAAGGGGACCGCGGCCTGA
- a CDS encoding ABC transporter ATP-binding protein, translating into MSAAIEVRGLRKSYGDKLVLDGIDLTVAKGTIFSLLGPNGAGKTTAVQILSTLSTADAGEIRVDGTDLHQDPEAVRAAIGVTGQFSAVDGLMTGRENLILMADLYHLGRSEARRRADELLERFDLVEAGGKMAMTYSGGMKRRLDLAMTLVGRPRIIFLDEPTTGLDPRSRHDMWTMIRDLVAGGVTVFLTTQYLEEADELADRIAVLDHGRLVAHGTAAELKRLVPGGHVRLRFTSPAEFALAGQALPTAVANSESLVLQVPNDGSVHSLRDLLARIDDASLEVDELTVHTPDLDDVFFAVTGQSTQHEAALSTDGTTK; encoded by the coding sequence ATGTCAGCAGCGATCGAGGTCCGCGGACTGCGCAAGTCCTACGGCGACAAACTCGTGCTCGACGGCATCGACCTGACCGTTGCCAAGGGCACCATTTTCTCCCTGCTCGGCCCGAACGGCGCCGGCAAGACCACCGCGGTCCAGATCCTGTCCACGCTGAGCACCGCCGACGCCGGCGAGATCCGGGTCGACGGGACGGACCTGCACCAGGACCCGGAGGCGGTCCGGGCCGCGATCGGCGTCACCGGCCAGTTCTCCGCGGTCGACGGCCTGATGACCGGCCGGGAGAACCTGATCCTGATGGCCGACCTGTACCACCTCGGCCGGAGCGAGGCGCGCCGCCGGGCCGACGAACTGCTGGAGCGGTTCGACCTGGTCGAGGCCGGCGGGAAGATGGCGATGACGTACTCCGGTGGGATGAAGCGCCGGCTCGACCTGGCGATGACGCTGGTCGGCCGGCCCCGGATCATCTTCCTGGACGAGCCGACGACCGGGCTCGACCCGCGCAGCCGGCACGACATGTGGACGATGATCCGCGACCTGGTCGCCGGTGGCGTCACGGTCTTCCTCACCACCCAGTACCTGGAGGAGGCCGACGAGCTGGCCGACCGGATCGCCGTCCTCGACCACGGCCGGCTGGTGGCACACGGCACGGCCGCGGAGCTGAAGCGGCTCGTCCCCGGCGGCCACGTCCGGCTGCGGTTCACCTCGCCGGCCGAGTTCGCGCTGGCCGGTCAGGCGCTGCCCACCGCGGTGGCGAACTCCGAGTCCCTGGTCCTGCAGGTCCCGAACGACGGCAGCGTGCACTCGCTGCGCGACCTGCTGGCCCGGATCGACGACGCCTCGCTCGAGGTCGACGAACTCACGGTCCACACCCCCGACCTGGACGACGTGTTCTTCGCCGTCACCGGTCAGTCCACCCAGCACGAAGCGGCTCTCAGCACAGACGGGACGACGAAATGA
- a CDS encoding pyridoxamine 5'-phosphate oxidase family protein, with translation MTITTPLQPTARTSLRRSKERAATDRETLHDVLRDGMFCHLGVVVDDAPVVLPTAYGVDLDLGPDGTLYLHGSVAARSVVAAPEQTICVTVTHADGLVLARSAFHHSVNYRSAVIFGVPRLVTDPDEKLHGLNRIVDHLVPGRSSATRPPNRKELAKTSVLALSLTEASVKTRAGAANDDEEDLDLPYWTGVIPLRVVAEEPVTNPDCDLLVPGHIRTRANQLGAPS, from the coding sequence ATGACCATCACGACGCCGCTGCAGCCGACCGCCCGGACCTCCCTGCGCCGCTCCAAGGAACGCGCTGCGACCGACCGCGAGACGCTGCACGACGTCCTGCGCGACGGCATGTTCTGCCACCTCGGCGTGGTCGTCGACGACGCCCCGGTCGTCCTGCCCACGGCGTACGGCGTCGACCTGGACCTGGGGCCGGACGGCACCCTGTACCTGCACGGCTCGGTGGCTGCCCGGAGTGTGGTGGCCGCGCCGGAGCAGACGATCTGCGTCACCGTGACCCACGCCGACGGCCTGGTCCTGGCCCGGTCGGCGTTCCACCACTCGGTCAACTACCGGTCGGCCGTGATCTTCGGCGTTCCCCGGCTCGTCACCGATCCGGACGAGAAGCTGCACGGCCTCAACCGGATCGTCGACCACCTGGTCCCCGGCCGTTCCTCCGCGACCCGGCCACCGAACCGCAAGGAGCTCGCCAAGACCTCGGTGCTCGCGTTGTCCCTCACCGAGGCGTCCGTGAAGACCCGGGCGGGTGCGGCCAACGACGACGAGGAGGACCTCGACCTCCCGTACTGGACCGGCGTCATCCCGCTCCGCGTGGTCGCCGAGGAGCCCGTCACGAACCCGGACTGCGACCTGCTCGTCCCGGGCCACATCCGGACCCGCGCGAACCAGCTCGGCGCGCCCTCCTGA
- a CDS encoding alpha/beta hydrolase, whose protein sequence is METAEARYDQLVDRVEVLYEEGRPTDALAVLDAADEDLAPWFAELAHLRACLLGASGQADAALDALRHASDAGAWWAEQILVGDDDLADLQDRPEFQRIVEVSETRRTADPTPPHVSLPAAKPTGLVVALHGAGQRSMHAARDWAGVLELGYALVCVESSQLMSPMYRTWPDPEKAREDIARVLAELPLELRDLPTIAAGFSAGGRVALDWALTGTPVPVAGVVVLAPALRSLPAEAHGVLAPAVVLIGTDDDLVEVVDEAAGQLTSSGLTIEKLTGLGHAFPADFGPLRAAFSSASTATGA, encoded by the coding sequence ATGGAGACCGCCGAAGCTCGCTACGACCAGCTCGTCGACCGCGTCGAGGTCCTCTACGAGGAGGGCCGGCCGACCGACGCGCTGGCGGTACTGGACGCCGCCGACGAGGACCTCGCGCCGTGGTTCGCCGAACTCGCCCACCTCCGCGCCTGCCTGCTCGGCGCGAGCGGCCAGGCGGACGCGGCCCTCGACGCCCTGAGGCACGCTAGCGACGCGGGAGCCTGGTGGGCCGAGCAGATCCTGGTCGGTGACGACGACCTGGCCGACCTCCAGGACCGGCCGGAGTTCCAGCGGATCGTCGAGGTGTCGGAGACCCGCCGGACGGCCGACCCGACTCCGCCGCACGTCTCCCTCCCGGCCGCGAAACCGACCGGGCTGGTCGTGGCCCTGCACGGTGCGGGGCAACGCTCGATGCACGCGGCTCGCGACTGGGCCGGCGTCCTCGAGCTCGGGTACGCGCTGGTCTGCGTCGAGTCGTCGCAGCTGATGTCGCCGATGTACCGGACCTGGCCGGACCCCGAGAAGGCGCGCGAGGACATCGCCCGGGTGCTGGCCGAACTGCCGCTGGAACTCCGCGATCTGCCGACGATCGCGGCCGGCTTCTCGGCGGGCGGCCGGGTCGCCCTCGACTGGGCGCTCACCGGTACGCCGGTCCCGGTGGCCGGCGTGGTCGTGCTGGCGCCTGCGCTGCGGTCGCTGCCCGCGGAGGCGCACGGGGTACTGGCCCCGGCGGTCGTGCTGATCGGGACGGACGACGACCTGGTCGAGGTGGTGGACGAGGCGGCCGGGCAGCTGACGTCGTCCGGGTTGACGATCGAGAAGCTCACCGGCCTCGGTCACGCCTTCCCGGCGGACTTCGGTCCGCTCCGGGCCGCGTTCAGCTCGGCGAGTACAGCCACGGGTGCTTGA
- a CDS encoding glycoside hydrolase family 43 protein has protein sequence MLRRSGLSLLLLLGLTGLAGCGGDSPGGAAADGTPEGMRMGFTNPVYDNNFADPHVIAVDGGYYAFATNGSLGKIQTLKSTDLVSWDQVGDALPSLPDWSTPGKVWAPEVAVHGAGRYVMYYTTADDASGRQCVGVAVAEKPEGPYVDKSTKPLVCQPDEGGSIDASPFQDSTGKRWLYWKNDGNAIGVDTWIYVSQLSDDGLTLVGETTRLIKQDLPWEGNLVEAPYLVEREGKFHLFYSANAFDKADYAVGHALCESPTGPCNKSGDPILTTSEDAAGPGHNMVLVKDNRYWFVYHAWDPASVGSDPPGRTMWLSELTWDGDKPVVQPPLRENPSRP, from the coding sequence ATGCTGCGCCGATCGGGGTTGTCGCTGCTGTTGCTGCTGGGCCTGACCGGTCTGGCCGGCTGCGGTGGTGACAGCCCCGGCGGTGCCGCGGCCGACGGCACTCCGGAAGGGATGAGGATGGGTTTCACCAACCCGGTCTACGACAACAACTTCGCCGATCCCCACGTGATCGCGGTGGACGGCGGCTACTACGCCTTCGCCACCAACGGTTCGCTGGGCAAGATCCAGACGCTGAAGTCCACGGACCTGGTGTCCTGGGACCAGGTGGGTGACGCGCTGCCGTCGCTGCCGGACTGGTCCACGCCGGGCAAGGTGTGGGCGCCCGAGGTCGCGGTGCACGGCGCCGGCCGGTACGTCATGTACTACACGACCGCGGACGACGCGTCCGGCCGTCAGTGCGTCGGCGTCGCGGTGGCCGAGAAGCCCGAAGGTCCCTATGTCGACAAATCCACGAAGCCCCTCGTCTGCCAGCCGGACGAGGGTGGTTCGATCGACGCGAGCCCGTTCCAGGACTCGACCGGGAAGCGCTGGCTGTACTGGAAGAACGACGGCAACGCGATCGGTGTCGACACCTGGATCTACGTCTCCCAGCTCTCCGACGACGGTCTCACCCTGGTCGGCGAGACCACCCGGCTGATCAAGCAGGACCTGCCCTGGGAGGGCAACCTGGTCGAGGCGCCGTACCTGGTCGAGCGCGAGGGCAAGTTCCACCTGTTCTACTCCGCGAACGCGTTCGACAAGGCCGACTACGCCGTCGGTCACGCGCTCTGCGAGTCCCCCACCGGTCCGTGCAACAAGTCCGGCGACCCGATCCTCACCACGAGCGAGGACGCCGCCGGCCCGGGGCACAACATGGTGCTGGTGAAGGACAACCGGTACTGGTTCGTCTACCACGCGTGGGACCCGGCGAGCGTCGGCAGCGATCCGCCCGGGCGGACGATGTGGCTCTCCGAACTCACCTGGGACGGCGACAAGCCCGTCGTCCAACCGCCGCTCCGGGAGAACCCGTCACGCCCGTAG
- a CDS encoding EXLDI protein, with protein MPNKTIYVSDDDLALYKRAQEIAGNLSSAISTALRRYVEVEEGRLEGYDEITLRVGRGAGRKQRFVGVLIAEGGRSSKSGYEAFKVYRSRTGKFVLHADRRQQYQTGGSANPEGATGWRAWLGDWSSDQSWSMAQGEATLDVIDTVEQLRDLIPADLYVLVEEAAHQPAVEDLDI; from the coding sequence ATGCCGAACAAGACGATCTATGTGTCCGACGACGACCTGGCCCTCTACAAGCGCGCCCAGGAGATCGCCGGGAACCTGTCTTCGGCCATCTCGACCGCGCTCCGGCGCTACGTCGAGGTGGAGGAAGGCCGGCTGGAGGGCTACGACGAGATCACCCTGCGGGTGGGTCGCGGCGCCGGCCGCAAACAGCGGTTCGTCGGCGTCCTGATCGCCGAGGGCGGCCGGTCCAGCAAGTCCGGCTACGAGGCGTTCAAGGTCTACCGCAGCCGGACCGGCAAGTTCGTCCTGCACGCCGACCGGCGCCAGCAGTACCAGACCGGCGGCAGCGCCAATCCCGAAGGCGCCACCGGCTGGCGGGCCTGGCTCGGCGACTGGAGCTCGGACCAGTCCTGGAGCATGGCGCAGGGCGAGGCGACGCTGGACGTGATCGACACCGTCGAGCAACTGCGCGACCTGATCCCGGCGGACCTGTACGTCCTGGTCGAGGAGGCCGCCCACCAACCGGCGGTCGAGGACCTGGACATCTGA
- a CDS encoding family 43 glycosylhydrolase — MPPGRFLAVACAVAAMAAGTTAATTSTAAPDPQVKTTNAISSSFADTFADPAVIQGRDGYWYAYATSDPLVSGGPFGLMHMARTKDFGSWEYLGTVFSDSTKPKWAAPGSFFWAPDIRYFGGRYVMYFTVTDTAANPGGDPAIGVATAPTPAGPWTATDGPVVTPKPDGNGGYFGTIDPALLTAADGKRYLYYGGFYGGLHVTEVTPDGLQAVGAPTQVTVGDRYEGSYVVYRDGWYYLMGSSSNCCAGPTTGYSVFAGRSKSPKGPFVDANGVRMDESRVGGTTVITQNGNKWIGPGHHAFMTDAAGQDHIVYHAIDRKTPWLTNPFGINRRPMLIDRIDWIDGWPRTRAGLGPSDTAQPAPVTGSGAGIDSTDPDGGLLGATRQAGDSLGGATASIRGAASTRKDAPSGSVRVDADVRLGNSFTTVVGGSVVVSVTGNKVTVVAGGKTASAVLPADFDRSQWNRLSVQVADGVVTARVNDSGGLGDLYAEARLAVPGLKLKAAPVRWIGTAELDNLTVRAVAKPVRELAPGPKTGKLLAADEFDGGLGPAWSWLRPDAKAVVADGKLSWPLQNADMVGAGNNAGLLFHQAPAGDRWIAETKVHLDLGEGDIRNYQQAGMIAYRNDNDFARLGNVAIWRTRQTEFGRELVARESDGATSYGGAAIGRSATDLWMRLAYHRNAAGENVFRAGTSVDGKSWTWGASWVLPAGETPKLGLYAHGEFTGANPAPVATFDYLRFYESK; from the coding sequence GTGCCTCCTGGAAGATTCCTCGCCGTGGCCTGTGCCGTGGCCGCGATGGCCGCCGGTACCACGGCCGCCACCACCTCGACCGCAGCTCCAGATCCGCAGGTGAAGACGACGAACGCGATCTCGTCGAGCTTCGCCGACACGTTCGCCGATCCGGCCGTGATCCAGGGCCGCGACGGCTACTGGTACGCCTACGCCACCTCCGACCCGCTGGTCTCCGGCGGACCGTTCGGGCTGATGCACATGGCCCGGACCAAGGACTTCGGGTCCTGGGAGTACCTCGGGACCGTGTTCTCCGACAGCACGAAACCGAAGTGGGCCGCGCCCGGATCGTTCTTCTGGGCGCCGGACATCCGGTACTTCGGCGGCCGGTACGTCATGTACTTCACCGTCACCGACACGGCCGCCAACCCTGGTGGCGATCCCGCGATCGGCGTGGCCACGGCGCCGACGCCGGCCGGACCGTGGACGGCGACCGACGGCCCGGTCGTGACCCCGAAGCCGGACGGCAACGGCGGCTACTTCGGCACCATCGACCCGGCCCTGCTCACCGCCGCCGACGGCAAGCGCTACCTGTATTACGGCGGCTTCTACGGTGGCCTGCACGTCACCGAGGTCACCCCTGACGGCCTGCAGGCGGTCGGTGCGCCGACCCAGGTCACCGTCGGCGACCGGTACGAGGGCTCGTACGTGGTCTACCGCGACGGTTGGTACTACCTGATGGGCTCGTCCAGCAACTGCTGCGCCGGCCCGACCACCGGGTACTCCGTGTTCGCGGGCCGGTCCAAGTCGCCGAAGGGTCCGTTCGTCGACGCGAACGGCGTCCGGATGGACGAGTCCCGGGTCGGCGGCACCACCGTGATCACGCAGAACGGCAACAAGTGGATCGGTCCGGGCCACCACGCGTTCATGACCGACGCGGCCGGCCAGGACCACATCGTCTACCACGCCATCGACCGCAAGACACCGTGGCTGACCAACCCGTTCGGGATCAACCGGCGGCCGATGCTGATCGACCGGATCGACTGGATCGACGGCTGGCCGCGGACCCGCGCGGGTCTCGGTCCGTCGGACACCGCGCAGCCGGCGCCGGTGACGGGTTCGGGTGCGGGCATCGACTCGACCGACCCGGACGGCGGCCTGCTCGGCGCGACTCGGCAAGCTGGTGACTCGCTGGGCGGTGCCACCGCATCGATCCGTGGTGCCGCGTCGACCCGCAAGGACGCGCCTTCCGGTTCGGTCCGCGTCGACGCCGACGTGCGGCTCGGGAACAGCTTCACCACCGTGGTCGGTGGGTCCGTGGTCGTGTCGGTGACGGGGAACAAGGTCACCGTGGTGGCCGGTGGCAAGACGGCGTCCGCTGTCCTGCCCGCCGATTTCGACCGGTCGCAGTGGAACAGGCTGAGCGTCCAGGTCGCCGACGGCGTGGTCACGGCCCGGGTGAACGACTCGGGCGGCCTCGGTGACCTGTACGCGGAGGCTCGGCTCGCGGTCCCGGGGCTGAAGCTCAAGGCGGCCCCGGTCCGCTGGATCGGTACCGCGGAACTCGACAACCTCACCGTGCGCGCGGTCGCCAAGCCGGTCCGCGAGCTGGCACCGGGACCGAAGACCGGCAAGCTGCTCGCGGCCGACGAGTTCGACGGTGGCCTCGGGCCCGCGTGGTCCTGGCTGCGGCCGGACGCCAAGGCGGTAGTTGCTGACGGCAAGTTGTCGTGGCCGCTGCAGAACGCGGACATGGTCGGCGCGGGCAACAACGCCGGGCTGCTTTTCCACCAGGCCCCGGCCGGGGACCGGTGGATCGCGGAGACCAAGGTCCACCTGGACCTGGGTGAGGGCGACATCCGCAACTACCAGCAGGCCGGGATGATCGCGTACCGCAACGACAACGACTTCGCCCGGCTCGGCAACGTGGCGATCTGGCGGACCCGGCAGACCGAGTTCGGCCGGGAGCTCGTCGCCCGGGAGTCCGACGGCGCGACCAGCTACGGCGGCGCCGCGATCGGGCGGTCGGCCACGGACCTGTGGATGCGGCTCGCGTACCACCGCAACGCGGCCGGCGAGAACGTGTTCCGGGCCGGTACCAGCGTCGACGGGAAGTCGTGGACCTGGGGCGCGTCATGGGTGCTGCCGGCCGGCGAGACCCCGAAGCTGGGGCTCTACGCTCACGGTGAGTTCACCGGTGCGAACCCGGCACCGGTCGCCACGTTCGACTACCTGCGGTTCTACGAGAGCAAGTGA
- a CDS encoding PLP-dependent aminotransferase family protein encodes MDISLPLTVDRSASTSLHLQVAEQFRAAVRDGRLQAGHRLPSTRDLAKQLAVSRSVAQAAYDQLHAEGWIAGRTGSGTYVADVVPLQPATRQRPRPIESEGPRLLSLRPGIPYIEPRVDAGWRRAWREVSAQPPPRGYDEAAGSPALRAALAEHVGRVRGIACGPENLLITNGTTHGLRLLLTVTQQRGQRIAIEDPGYLNAVVAARDHGLEIVDVPVDADGLRVSALPDDVAAVYVTPSHQYPLGGRLPVARLNELVRWARRTGATLIEDDYDSEFRYDVAPLPALAQLDLDRVVHLGTLSKMLSPALRLGWLVASAETVDRLAVARAATGDWPGWPMQAALLAMLRDGYLDQVVRRHRRLYAERRNHTCTTLAAYGSIIGQDAGLHITLLLPDGIDDQAVADRAHRAGLVVAPLSEYRRTIPGRPGLVIGYATPTDEDFTRALGILTEVLRA; translated from the coding sequence TTGGACATCTCGTTGCCGTTGACGGTCGACCGGTCCGCGAGCACGTCGTTGCACCTGCAGGTCGCCGAGCAGTTCCGCGCGGCCGTCCGGGACGGGCGGCTCCAGGCGGGTCACCGACTGCCGTCGACCCGGGATCTCGCGAAGCAGCTCGCCGTCTCCCGGTCCGTCGCGCAGGCGGCGTACGACCAGCTGCACGCGGAGGGGTGGATCGCGGGACGGACCGGCTCGGGCACGTACGTCGCGGACGTCGTACCGCTGCAGCCGGCGACCCGGCAGCGTCCTCGGCCGATCGAGTCAGAGGGACCGCGGTTGCTCAGCCTGCGCCCGGGCATCCCGTACATCGAGCCGCGCGTGGACGCCGGTTGGCGGCGCGCCTGGCGCGAGGTGTCCGCGCAACCGCCGCCCCGTGGGTACGACGAGGCCGCGGGGTCGCCGGCGTTGCGGGCGGCCCTGGCCGAGCACGTCGGCCGGGTTCGCGGGATCGCCTGCGGACCGGAGAACCTGCTGATCACCAACGGCACCACGCACGGACTCCGGCTGCTGCTCACCGTGACCCAGCAACGCGGTCAGCGGATCGCGATCGAGGATCCCGGGTATCTCAACGCGGTCGTCGCGGCCCGGGACCACGGGCTCGAGATCGTGGACGTCCCCGTCGACGCGGACGGGCTCCGGGTCTCGGCCCTGCCGGACGACGTGGCCGCCGTGTACGTCACGCCGTCCCACCAGTACCCGCTCGGCGGCCGGCTACCTGTTGCCCGACTCAACGAACTCGTGCGCTGGGCAAGGCGGACCGGGGCAACGCTGATCGAGGACGACTACGACAGCGAGTTCCGGTACGACGTGGCGCCGTTGCCCGCGCTCGCCCAGCTCGACCTGGACCGGGTCGTCCACCTCGGCACGCTGTCGAAGATGCTCAGCCCGGCGCTCCGGCTCGGTTGGCTCGTGGCCTCCGCCGAGACGGTCGACCGCCTCGCCGTGGCTCGCGCGGCCACCGGCGACTGGCCCGGCTGGCCGATGCAGGCGGCGCTGCTCGCGATGCTCCGTGACGGGTACTTGGACCAGGTGGTTCGCCGGCATCGTCGTCTCTACGCGGAGCGCCGCAATCACACCTGCACCACGCTCGCGGCGTACGGCAGCATCATCGGCCAGGACGCGGGGCTGCACATCACGTTGCTGCTGCCCGACGGGATCGACGACCAGGCCGTGGCCGACCGGGCTCACCGAGCCGGGCTGGTCGTCGCCCCGTTGTCGGAGTACCGCCGGACGATCCCCGGTCGCCCTGGTCTCGTGATCGGCTACGCAACGCCGACCGACGAGGACTTCACCAGGGCCCTGGGGATCCTCACCGAGGTGCTACGGGCGTGA
- a CDS encoding carbohydrate ABC transporter permease: MAVDAVAAPRTRVRRSSGAVRGYGRATPYLFLAPYLVLFLLFVVGPAIFGFWMSLHDWDFQLPGKPWVGLQNYKDLFDPLSTTAEPFWHGMRATAIFTVASVPFLVTLPLGLAVLLNRRFPGRTFFRAVYFAPYVLGVAVVGLMFRYILDTSFGILNAFLGLFGVPEIGWTNDQPWAFVALVGMTVWWTIGFNAVIYLAGLQDIPAEQYEAAALDGANTWQQFRHVTLPGLRPVVAFVVTITVLASANMFGQSVLVTQGGPGDTTRTALMVIADTGLSQFRMGQATAMSYLLAACLAIVSLINFALLRERKS, from the coding sequence GTGGCGGTTGACGCCGTCGCCGCACCCCGCACCCGCGTACGCCGGAGCAGTGGCGCCGTCCGCGGGTACGGGCGGGCCACGCCGTACCTGTTCCTGGCGCCGTACCTGGTGCTGTTCCTGTTGTTCGTGGTCGGGCCGGCGATCTTCGGCTTCTGGATGAGCCTGCACGACTGGGACTTCCAGCTGCCGGGCAAACCGTGGGTCGGGCTGCAGAACTACAAGGACCTGTTCGACCCGTTGTCGACGACGGCGGAACCGTTCTGGCACGGGATGCGGGCGACCGCGATCTTCACGGTCGCCTCGGTCCCGTTCCTGGTCACCCTGCCGCTCGGTCTCGCGGTGCTGCTGAACCGGCGGTTCCCGGGCCGGACGTTCTTCCGGGCCGTGTACTTCGCGCCGTACGTGCTCGGGGTCGCGGTGGTCGGGCTGATGTTCCGCTACATCCTCGACACCAGCTTCGGCATCCTGAACGCCTTCCTCGGGCTGTTCGGGGTGCCGGAGATCGGCTGGACCAACGACCAGCCGTGGGCGTTCGTCGCGCTGGTCGGGATGACGGTGTGGTGGACGATCGGGTTCAACGCGGTGATCTACCTGGCCGGGTTGCAGGACATCCCGGCCGAGCAGTACGAGGCGGCCGCGCTGGACGGCGCGAACACCTGGCAGCAGTTCCGGCACGTCACGTTGCCGGGGTTGCGGCCGGTGGTCGCCTTCGTCGTCACGATCACGGTGCTTGCCTCGGCCAACATGTTCGGCCAGTCGGTCCTGGTCACCCAGGGCGGACCGGGTGACACCACCCGAACCGCGTTGATGGTGATCGCCGACACCGGCCTGTCGCAGTTCCGGATGGGCCAGGCGACGGCGATGAGCTACCTGCTCGCGGCCTGTCTGGCGATCGTTTCGTTGATCAACTTCGCCTTGTTGAGGGAGCGCAAGTCATGA
- a CDS encoding cell division protein CrgA, giving the protein MPESSSRNKKKSTAEKPQKTPKKPRTTSRPWVAPVMLGCWLLGLIWLVVFYVAGQDIPFMNDLGNWNLLIGMGLIAVGFVVSTQWI; this is encoded by the coding sequence GTGCCCGAGTCCAGCAGTCGTAACAAGAAGAAGTCGACCGCGGAGAAGCCGCAGAAGACTCCGAAGAAGCCGCGCACCACCAGCCGGCCGTGGGTGGCGCCGGTGATGCTGGGCTGCTGGCTGCTCGGCCTGATCTGGCTGGTCGTCTTCTACGTCGCCGGCCAGGACATCCCGTTCATGAACGACCTGGGCAACTGGAACCTGCTGATCGGCATGGGCCTGATCGCGGTCGGCTTCGTCGTCTCCACCCAGTGGATCTGA